In the genome of Phaeodactylum tricornutum CCAP 1055/1 chromosome 20, whole genome shotgun sequence, one region contains:
- a CDS encoding predicted protein — translation MLWACQDRAFNIVDKVKDNVAFKAWQMLKKKYEVKEVDAHIQLQEKFQECKMESDKDDPTIFIEELAVINGYMGAMQDKYEKDDVEMILHIFSKLPGLYLEFITRQKAKGIQNTSG, via the coding sequence ATGCTGTGGGCATGCCAAGACAGGGCATTTAACATTGTTGACAAAGTGAAGGACAATGTGGCATTCAAAGCCTGGcagatgttgaagaagaaatacGAAGTGAAGGAGGTTGATGCACACATTCAGCTGCAGGAAAAGTTTCAGGAATGCAAGATGGAGTCGGATAAAGATGACCCAACAATTTTTATTGAAGAGCTTGCAGTTATCAATGGATACATGGGAGCCATGCAGGATAAGTATGAGAAGGATGATGTGGAAATGATATTGCATATCTTCTCAAAGTTGCCGGGTTTGTACTTGGAGTTCATAACAAGACAGAAAGCAAAAGGCATTCAGAATACATCAGGTTAG
- a CDS encoding predicted protein, which yields LDNGIRVVSQETYGQVSTVGAVAQVGSRFELPYETGTCNLLEVLGFSSTAQLSGLEITNCLQDWGGTPFVNLNREQSLHCIDLLRPNVEKAVALLAQALLEPQFRAEEIEDAKRALEFQALDMPPELLLGEGLQVAAYGESQQLGQAHFPASTESLNNLSPETVANFWSRQLLHNTPGIVLAGAGVRHDKLVEYADRFFGHMPGPTSSASTTPSPQVAITRSTYRGGQVRIHRPYNPQLEDKDLVRIALALHVDDGWHGDDLVGVCVLQTLLGGGNSFSAGGPGKGMYSRLYRQVLNRYNWAESAEAFTVFYEEAGLWGISGSTHPGRAREMTKVLAEHVLRLASTPVTDEELSRARKMLKNNVLTQLESRLVLFEDMGRQILTYNSRQDMHQVCAKIDAVTADDLVRIAQNSLRHPPTLASVGSNLAYVPQQSEVSEWFP from the coding sequence CTCGATAACGGCATACGGGTCGTGTCGCAGGAAACATACGGACAAGTCAGTACCGTCGGGGCCGTCGCACAAGTCGGTAGTCGCTTCGAACTGCCTTACGAAACCGGCACCTGCAATCTCCTCGAAGTCCTCGGATTCTCCTCCACCGCGCAGCTCTCCGGCCTCGAAATCACCAACTGCCTGCAAGACTGGGGCGGCACGCCTTTTGTTAATCTCAATCGGGAGCAGTCCCTGCATTGTATCGATTTACTCCGACCCAACGTGGAAAAAGCCGTCGCCTTGTTGGCGCAGGCGTTGCTGGAACCGCAATTTCGTgccgaagaaattgaagacgCCAAACGAGCACTCGAATTTCAAGCCCTCGATATGCCTCCGGAGCTCTTGCTCGGAGAGGGCCTGCAAGTAGCCGCGTACGGAGAATCGCAACAGTTGGGACAAGCCCACTTTCCGGCATCGACGGAATCGCTCAATAATTTGTCACCGGAAACGGTCGCCAACTTTTGGAGTCGTCAGTTACTCCACAATACTCCCGGAATCGTATTGGCCGGTGCCGGAGTCCGACACGACAAATTAGTGGAATACGCCGACCGATTTTTTGGTCACATGCCCGGACCAACATCCAGCGCCAGCACGACACCATCGCCTCAGGTTGCCATTACACGTTCGACCTACCGCGGTGGACAGGTCCGTATACACCGCCCGTACAACCCGCAACTTGAAGACAAAGATCTTGTACGCATTGCATTGGCTCTACACGTCGACGACGGTTGGCACGGGGACGACTTGGTTGGCGTCTGCGTCCTCCAAACCCTCCTCGGCGGTGGCAATTCCTTTTCCGCCGGTGGCCCCGGCAAGGGCATGTACAGTCGCCTCTACCGACAGGTACTGAATCGGTATAATTGGGCCGAATCGGCCGAAGCCTTTACGGTCTTTTACGAAGAAGCGGGACTCTGGGGAATCAGTGGTTCCACACATCCCGGTCGCGCGCGAGAAATGACCAAAGTCCTGGCCGAGCACGTACTGCGACTAGCCAGCACACCCGTGACGGACGAAGAATTGTCCCGCGCCCGGAAAATGCTCAAAAACAACGTCTTGACGCAACTCGAATCGCGGTTGGTTCTATTCGAAGATATGGGACGGCAGATACTGACGTACAACAGCCGGCAAGACATGCACCAAGTTTGCGCCAAGATTGATGCCGTGACGGCGGATGATCTGGTCCGGATTGCGCAAAATTCGTTGCGTCACCCACCGACGCTGGCCAGCGTAGGAAGCAACCTTGCCTACGTACCGCAACAATCCGAAGTGTCGGAGTGGTTTCCTTAA